AGAAATATGAGTTACTACGTTTCTGGTTACTTGGAACTTGGATGGCGAAACAACAGGGTTTGAATTTCTATCTTGTCAACCTCGTATTGTCAGAACGAGAGAAGAATATTGGAACGATTTTCAAAAGGCATCTTAACGAGAACCAAAGGATGAAATTCATCCGAATTACTTGGGAAGACATCTATCGTCAGATTCTAAATAGCAACTTATCAGGAGTAGATAAAGATAAGATAATAAAGTATTTCAAAAATAAAACCATTGGGTATGATGGAAATGGAAAGTTACAAAGAGCATTTTCAATATAAGATAGGGTGACATCAGATAACAAAGCATACACGCTTCGGCTATGGCCAAATAGCCTTCGACAAGGTCTTATATGCTGGGAGCGTTATACGACATTGCCCATTTAGGAGGTGTAAGAAAATGAATCTGTTTACTATTGATGAAAATGGAAAGTTAATTCCTTATAAGGAATATGATTTCAAGGATTCCAATAAGGAAGCAGATTTGGAAGTTTTGCTTGAGAAAAATCCCGAATATTTTTTTGAAGAAAGCAACATTCTCATAATTGGTCGTCAAGTTACTACAAACCTAACTACTTTTATAGATTTATTGGGTATAGATGAAAGTGGAAATACCGTAGTCGTGGAATTAAAGAGAGATAAAACTCCCAGGGAAACAATTGCTCAGTTATTAGAATATGCGTCTTTTGTTGAAAATTTAGACTATTCTCAGTTAAATGAGATTTATCAAGATTATTCTGGGGAGGATAGTAGTTTAGAAGATTATCATCAGCAATATTTCCAAAGTGATTCAGACGAAAAAGTTTCATTTAACAAGTCAACAAGACTTATCATAGTGGCCCAAGAAATTTCAAAAGAAATTCGACAAACAGCACTGTTTTTAAGGAAAAAAGGTATTGATATTTATTGTATGGAGTTTAAATATTTCCAAACCAAATCAGGAGAAAAAATAATATCAAGTGATTTTGTTGTTGGCGAAGAGGAATTTATACGTCAGAAAGTTCAATCGGCCCCACTACCCAAAATCAACGAGAAACAATTCCTAAGTTCTTTGGACAAAAACGGATTGGAAGTTTTTCAGAAGATATTTGAATTTGTAAAACAACAAAAAGACTTAATGATCAGATGGGGGTCAAAAGGATTTTCATTAAATATTGAGTTGGATACTGGTTTAGTTGCTCTGTTTTTTGGATATCCGCCTAATTCTGCATTCAAACAGAGTATTTACACAGGATTTGTAGAGATCACAAAAAAGGTTAACAACTCAGAGGAGATTATCAGGTTTTATAAAGAACGACTTGAAAATCTTGGTTATTTTATAAAAGCAAAATCAAATCTAAAATGGGTAATTGATGAACCTTATTCAGAAAATGAAGTTGAACAGTTTATTAGTATTGTAAAGGATGTAATTTTAAAAATAAAGGAAAGAGGTTTGAAATAAATGGGTAACGATTACATAACAGAGAATTTGTGATTCGCTATCGCTCATCTAAATTATTCCCTACGGTCGCATAGGCCTTTACCGGTGCGTATAACAGATTTCATATCTATCCTTCGCTACGCCTAAATTGCCTTCGGCAATGTCGTATATGCTGGAAGCGTTATACTACATTGCTTTAAAGCATCATATATTCAAATATCTATACAAATGTTGAAAAGGAAAATAATTATGGATAAGAATCTGATTTTAAATGATGTAAATAGTAAAATAAAAATGTACAAAAATGCACTAAAAAAAGAATCCTTCTCTCAGAGTTTGAATAGGGGCATATTCTAATTCCATTTTTTTAACGTACTTTCTGCATTCTTCCAGAAGCATTTTGTGCGATAATTCTCAATAGTTCATCGCATATATTTATTATTTTAGTAAAGAATAAAATTTTTGATAACCAGAGAAAAGAAGAGATGACAGATTTTTTGACAAGCTCAGAGTGACAAAAATAGATATAATTATACAATGGTATTTATGATGAAACAAAAAAATAATTTTAAAATACAGCAAAAATGTTGTATAATATTTTTTAGGGATAG
This Petrotoga sp. 9PW.55.5.1 DNA region includes the following protein-coding sequences:
- a CDS encoding endonuclease NucS domain-containing protein, with amino-acid sequence MNLFTIDENGKLIPYKEYDFKDSNKEADLEVLLEKNPEYFFEESNILIIGRQVTTNLTTFIDLLGIDESGNTVVVELKRDKTPRETIAQLLEYASFVENLDYSQLNEIYQDYSGEDSSLEDYHQQYFQSDSDEKVSFNKSTRLIIVAQEISKEIRQTALFLRKKGIDIYCMEFKYFQTKSGEKIISSDFVVGEEEFIRQKVQSAPLPKINEKQFLSSLDKNGLEVFQKIFEFVKQQKDLMIRWGSKGFSLNIELDTGLVALFFGYPPNSAFKQSIYTGFVEITKKVNNSEEIIRFYKERLENLGYFIKAKSNLKWVIDEPYSENEVEQFISIVKDVILKIKERGLK